A window of Sulfuricaulis sp. genomic DNA:
GTTTCGTGGATGGGATACTGGTTCGTGAGGCGGGTGAGCTGGTGCGCGTGGTCTTTTTCGTAGAACACAATCACTTTGGTTTTCGGTAACCGTTGCACCACGGCCAATAGCGATTCCAAGCTGCTGGTGCGGTCGCGGAAATCCGACTGGAAATTGAACTCGGCAACAATGACGTCGGGACTGAGTTTCTTCAGCAACCCCAAGGCCTTGCGCACCGAGGCAGCGGATTCAACTTCATAACCGGCCGTCCGGTAAAGCGGCTTGAAATCGGGATACCCCCCAAGCTCAATGATGGAAAGTAACAGACGCTTTGAGATTTGCGCGGCGGGATGATTCATGCGTTGGGCTCCGATTGTAGTGCAACGAATCAAACATCTCGCCAACCATTTCATGCGACTCCCGCGTCAAGTGGGGCCGCCAACACCGCTAACCTACATTGAAAATGAGGGACGCCGCCCATGGACGCATCAGTCTGAAAACACCGTCTGTGGCACATTTCATTTTTTATTCTGTTGATTTGACTGCTAATTTCTCGTGGAAATAAGGAAGGAGTACATATCTGCTAGCTTTTAGGTATAGCGACGGCCCGGCAAACTACCGGGGATGTCCCGTCGCGCCGGAGGTACCCCTGTGAAGTCGCCAAAGGGCTCCCCACCCCCGGAAAAGGATTTCCACTTGTCACTGTTGCGCGCCTATATCGACAGCGCAAACGACGGTATTTTCGTCGTGTGCGACGAAATGAAATTTCACGTGGCCAATCACCTGCTCGCTGAATGGCTGGGCGAAACAGAGAAATCCCTGACAGCGCACAAACAACGGTTGCCCATAACCCGATTCTTCGGCAACGCCGAAAGCAAAAAACTATTCAAGGACAAATTCCAGGCCGTGCTCGACGGGAAACCGGCGCGCTTCGAGTGCCGTCTCAAGCCCAAGTGCGGCGAGCCACGCTGGGTGGAAATCAGCATGAACAAAGTGGATATCGAAGCCGGCGATCTTGTCATCGGCGTGGTGCGCGACATCACCGAACGCCGCGAGATACTCGCGGAAGCGCATCACCATGCACGCCACGACGATCTCACCGGTCTCTTTAACCGGCGCGAGTTTGAGCGGCGGCTGAACGAGCTGTTCGAGTCCGCCAGAATCCGGAATCTCCGGCACACGCTGCTTTACGTGGACCTGGACCAGTTCAAGATCGTCAACGATACCTGCGGTCACATGGCGGGCGATGAATTACTGCGCCAGATTGCCGCGCGCACTCATAAGCAGGTGCGCAAGAAAGACACGTTCGCGCGGTTGGGCGGCGATGAATTTGGCGTGCTGCTGGAAAACTGTCAGATGGAACAGGCGCTGGAGATCGCTGAGAAACTGCGGCAGAGCATCGCCGGCTTCCGTTTCAAGTGTAATGACCGGTTGTTCGACATCAGCGCCAGCATCGGCGCCTGCGAAATCACGCAGGCAACCGAAAGTCCGGCGACCATTCTCAGTAACGCCGACACCGCCTGTTATGTCGCCAAGGACAAGGGGCGCAACCGCGTGCAACTGTTCTACGGCGGGCGCGACTACATGCTCAATCGCGGCTAAATAGACAAACTGGAATCGCAGTTATACCGTTGGGTTTCTACGTTCTCGGACGTCGCATAGCGCGCCGCGTCGGCGTGGCGCTCCACGGGTCGTCGGGCCAGGGGTGCTTCGGATACTTCCCCTTCAATTCCTTTTTGACCTCCGGATAGGTCCGCTCCCAGAAGCCACGCAAATCCTGCGTGACCTGGATCGGCCGCTGCGCCGGCGAGAGCAGGTGCAGCGTTACCGGTACCTTGCCCCAGGCCACGCGCGGCGTGTCCGCCAGTCCGAACATTTCCTGAAGTTTCACTTTGAGCACCGGGAATTCGCCCGGAATATATTCGAGCCGCAGGCTCGAACCACTCGGCACCACCAGATGCGTCGGCGCGCCTTCCTCGAGCCGCTGGCTCATGTCCCAATCCAGACATACCTTCAAAATTGTCAGAAGATCGAGCCGAGCCAGGTGATCGCGACGCGCCATGCCATCGAGATAGGGTCCAAGCCATTCCGCGAGCGTATCCCGCAGCATTGTATCCGAGACATCCGGCCAGTCTTCACCCGGGAGCCATTGCCGCAGGGACAACACCCGCGTCTGCCATTCACGCGCCTCACGCGTCCAGGGAAGCGCCTCGATGCCCATGCGGCGTACGCCTTCAAGCATAGCGGCGCGGATTTTCTCCGGGTCGGCTTTGATTAACGGCTTGCCCTCGAGCACCAGCGCGCCGAAACGCTCCTCGCGCCGCGCAATCACAATCTGCTGCGGCGGGTCCCACCGCACAACATCTTCTTCCCGGATATGTGTTGCGAGATGTTCCCGCAGTACCTCCATATCCAGCGGTGCGGCGGAATAAATAAGACCTTCTGTTTCACCCGCGTCAAGACTTGCCGCGACAATGCAAGGCTGACGCAGGCGCATCTCGGAATCGTGCAGGCGCGCGCCACGGCCGGACGCCAGCAGGTAGCGCGTGTCACCCGGCGTGCGCGCCAGCGCCACACGATCGGGATAGGCCATTGCCAGCAACAATCCGGTGCGTTCAATATCGGTGGTGGATTCAACCTTTGATGACAGCAGGCGCTGGAATTGCTGCGCCGCCTGATTGACGCGCGCGCAACCGTTGGCGTCTGCCTGATGCGACTGCGCACCCGCTCGGCCATTCTTGCGAAACGCATGCAGCGCTTCCACTCGCTGAACGAAATCGGCGGAGCGGCGTGCCTCGCCCATCAGGATATCGCGTTCCGAGATTAATGCCGCCACATCGCAGGCCAGTGCTCCGAGACCCAAACGCTCCGCACTGAACAACATGTGCGACAGACGCGGATGCAGTGGCAGGCGCGCCATGGCACGTCCGATTTCAGTCACGTGACCATCGGGATCTATCGCATCGAGCTCAGTCAACAACTCGCGCGCCTGGTTCATCGCGACCTCGGGTGGAGGATCCAGCCAGGCGAGAGTGCCCGCATCGCGCACGCCCCACGCGGCCAGCTCCAGCGCAAGTGGTGCCAGATCGGTGCCGCGTATTTCCGGAGGCGATTGCGGAACCAGACCGCGCTGCGTGGTCTCGCTCCAGAGCCGGTAACACGCCCCGGGTGCGATCCGGCCGGCGCGTCCCGCGCGCTGCTCGCTCGAGGCGCGCGAGATGCGTACCGTGGTCAGGCGCGACAGGCCCGATCGTGGATCAAACTGCGGTACACGCGCAAAACCGCCATCCACCACCACGCGTATCCCCTCGATGGTCAGGCTGGTTTCGGCAATGGGCGTTGCCAGCACAATCTTGCGTCGGCCGGTCGAGGGTTGGATGGCGCGATCCTGCGCTTCCCATGGCAGATCGCCGTAGAGCGGGAACAGTTCTGCGCGTGTTCCCAGCCGGGCCTGCAACAGTTCCTGCGTGCGGCGGATTTCCCAGGCACCCGGCAGAAACACCAGGACATCGCCTTCGTGTTTTTCCAGCGCATCCATCACCGCATCGCACACAGTCTGCGCCAGCGGTCCCTCGGGGTCGCGCGATAAGTAATTGATATCCACGGGATAGCTGCGGCCTTGACTGGTAATGATCGGCGCATTGTTCAGGAGCATGGAAACCGACTCACTGTCGAGCGTGGCCGACATCACCAGAATTTTCAGGTCTTCGCGCAACGCCTTCTGGCTGTCGAGACAAAGCGC
This region includes:
- a CDS encoding sensor domain-containing diguanylate cyclase: MKSPKGSPPPEKDFHLSLLRAYIDSANDGIFVVCDEMKFHVANHLLAEWLGETEKSLTAHKQRLPITRFFGNAESKKLFKDKFQAVLDGKPARFECRLKPKCGEPRWVEISMNKVDIEAGDLVIGVVRDITERREILAEAHHHARHDDLTGLFNRREFERRLNELFESARIRNLRHTLLYVDLDQFKIVNDTCGHMAGDELLRQIAARTHKQVRKKDTFARLGGDEFGVLLENCQMEQALEIAEKLRQSIAGFRFKCNDRLFDISASIGACEITQATESPATILSNADTACYVAKDKGRNRVQLFYGGRDYMLNRG
- the hrpB gene encoding ATP-dependent helicase HrpB, with the protein product MTGDKLPVDEILPSLRQFFATHSAVVLQAPPGAGKTTHVPLALLNEPWLAGRSILMLEPRRLAARAACARMAHLLGETAGQTVGYRIRFDAKVSAKTRIEVLTEGILTRRLQTDPELKNAGLVIFDEFHERHLHADLALALCLDSQKALREDLKILVMSATLDSESVSMLLNNAPIITSQGRSYPVDINYLSRDPEGPLAQTVCDAVMDALEKHEGDVLVFLPGAWEIRRTQELLQARLGTRAELFPLYGDLPWEAQDRAIQPSTGRRKIVLATPIAETSLTIEGIRVVVDGGFARVPQFDPRSGLSRLTTVRISRASSEQRAGRAGRIAPGACYRLWSETTQRGLVPQSPPEIRGTDLAPLALELAAWGVRDAGTLAWLDPPPEVAMNQARELLTELDAIDPDGHVTEIGRAMARLPLHPRLSHMLFSAERLGLGALACDVAALISERDILMGEARRSADFVQRVEALHAFRKNGRAGAQSHQADANGCARVNQAAQQFQRLLSSKVESTTDIERTGLLLAMAYPDRVALARTPGDTRYLLASGRGARLHDSEMRLRQPCIVAASLDAGETEGLIYSAAPLDMEVLREHLATHIREEDVVRWDPPQQIVIARREERFGALVLEGKPLIKADPEKIRAAMLEGVRRMGIEALPWTREAREWQTRVLSLRQWLPGEDWPDVSDTMLRDTLAEWLGPYLDGMARRDHLARLDLLTILKVCLDWDMSQRLEEGAPTHLVVPSGSSLRLEYIPGEFPVLKVKLQEMFGLADTPRVAWGKVPVTLHLLSPAQRPIQVTQDLRGFWERTYPEVKKELKGKYPKHPWPDDPWSATPTRRAMRRPRT